In Tenacibaculum sp. 190524A02b, the genomic stretch TTGATTTATTAGAACCTAAGGAATATTCTGTAAGAGCTATTATTGATGAGAACAAAAACAATAAATGGGATTCAGGAAATTTTTTAAGAAGAATACAACCAGAGCGAGTGATATATTTTGAAAAAGAGTTTAAATTAAGAGCTAACTGGATTCAAAACGAAAGTTTTACGATAGAATAAAAACTATAGAATGAAAAAAGATGCTTTTAAAAGCATCTTTTACCCTTCATTCTAAAATTTCTTTATCATTTCCACATAGCGTTTTTAATAAGTCCTACAATTACCATTAAAACTCCGCCTCCAACTCCACCACCAGCAATGCTTCCTAAGATACCACTTAAATCAATACCAAGCATTCCAAGTAGTTGAGCACCTAAACCACCGCCTAGGATTCCTACAACAGAGTTCCATAATGTACCTAGTGAGAATTTTTTTAGTAATGCACCTGCTAAATTCCCTCCTAAAGCACCTGTAAGTAAGCTAATAATTAGTTCCATAATTGATTTTTTGTTTGTTAAATTGCTTATAAATTAACTAAAAATAAAGCAATAAAGCAAATAAAACCAAATAGTTATGTAGTCCCAACATGGAATAAAGCGTCTCCCATATTGATAACTGGAAAGTTATTTTTAGCGATTACGTATCCATTTATAGGCGATTTTATAGAAAAGTTAGTTTCTCCATAAGTGTCCATTATTTGTCCAAGTACTTCTCCTTTTTTTATAGAGGCACCATTGGTAACTCTTGGAGTAAATAGTCCAGCAACTTTAGCACGTATCCATCTTCTTTTTTGAATATAAATAGAGTTTTTTTGATTTGAAATTTCTACCGAATCTAAAATCATATTAAAATGTTTTAAAACCCGTAAGGTACCATCTATTCCTTGTTGTATGGCATTTTCATCTAAACGTAAAGATTCTCCACCTTCATAAACAATAACAGGGATGTTGTTTTTAAAGCATTCATTTCTAAATGATTTACGAATTAGTTTAGAGCCAAACATAATTGGAGCATTAAATATATTGGCAAGTTCAAAGCCATTAGCATCTTCAGGAGTGAATCGTATTTGAGGAAAGTTACTTCTTTGTGCGCCACCTGTATGATAGTCAATAGCAAAATCTACATTTTTAGTAATTTCTTTCATTAAATAAAAGGCCATTCGTCCAGCTAAAGAACCAGATTTTGAGCCAGGAAAACTTCTATTTACATCCTTACCATGCATATCTCGAGATAGGTTCAGAAAACCAAAAACATTTAATAAAGGAACAACAATTACACATCCTCTTTGAATTTTATACCTTTTATCAATAAGCATTCTTCTCACTAATTCAATACTATTAGTTTCATCGCCATGTAAACCTCCTTGCAATAATACTGTTGGGCCAACTTCTTTTCCATTGAAAACATAAACAGGTATTTCAATAAGTGTTCCGGTGGGCAGTCTATCTACAGGAATTTTAATTAATCGTGATTCTCCAAGAGTAATTTTTTTACCTCGTATTATTACCTCTTCGTTTTTGAACGCTTTGTTGAACATTTTTTCTCTAAATATTTTATAATTCCTTCTGCAACATTAATTTTAGTAAAGGCTTCAATTCCTTGTAATCCTGGAGTTGAGTTTACTTCTATTAGAAGAGCACCTCTTTTCGAGCGTATCAAGTCTACTCCGCAAACAGGTAACCCTAAATAATGTGCTGCTTTAATAGCCATGTCTTGCTCTTTTGAGGTTAGATTAACTTTAGAACCACTACCTCCTCTATGTATATTGGATCTAAAATCATTCTCCAGTCCTTTACGTTTCATAGAAGATATAACGTTGTCACCAACAACAAAAGCTCTAATATCTTCACTATTACTTTCTTTAATAAACTCTTGAAGTAAAAAACTAGTATTCATACTATAGAGTGTATCAATAATTGATTTGGCTGATTTTTCTGTTTCAGCTAAAATAACACCCATACCATGAGTACCTTCTTGTAACTTTATAATAACAGGTACACCGCCTAATAATTGAATTTGTTCACTTATGTTTTCAGTATTAGCAGAGAAAACAGTATCAGGAATAGGAATATTTTTCCTATTCATAATTTGAAGAGTTCTGAGTTTATTTTGTGCTCTAAGAATACCTAAAGATCTAGCGGTGCTAAACACATTATTCATTTCAAACTCTTTTACAACAGCAGCACCATGTTTGGTAACTGAAGCACCAATTCTAGGAATAATTATATCAGGTTCATCAATTATATTTTCACCTTCATAAATTATTTGTCTTTTTCCTCTACTTAGCTTTATAGAACACTTAGTATGATTAATGATACTAACTTCATGTCCTCTTTTAATGGCTTCCTCATAAATTCGTTTAGTAGAATAAATATGTTCACTAACCGAAAGAATAAAAATATTCATAGACTTAATTAAGAGTAAAAGTTAAACTAAAAATTTAATAGTAGCTGAGTAATTTATGGATAAATGTATTTGGTCGACCTCCTTTTTTATAGGAGAGTTTTACAAATCTAACATTTTTTTAAATGCATAAATCAATAGTGCACAAAATAAAATGATAAAAGATGTACTTTTGCGGTGATTTATAAACTAAAGTTGAATTGGGAATTATACGTGTAAATAACATCCGGTTATATACTAACCATGGGTGTTTAGAAGAAGAAGCTAAAATAGGTTCAGAATATAAAGTAGATATAGAAGTAAAGGCGGACTTACAAAAATCTGCTAAAACTGATGAACTAAAAGATACGGTTGATTATGTACATCTAAATAAAATTGTAAAAGAAGAAATGGCAATACGTTCTAAGTTGTTAGAGCATGTAGCTAAACGAATTATAGATAGAATTTTTGACGAAATACCTATGGTGGATGAGGCTGAAGTAAGTGTTGCTAAGATAAATCCACCTATAGGAGGAAATGTACAAGAAGTGGTAATAATTTTAAAAGATGTGCGTAAAAGTTAAAAAAGATTTGCATTAAAAAATAAAAGCTGTAAATTTGCACTCCTATCTAGGAAAAGGTGCCGTGGCCGAGTGGCTAGGCAGTGGTCTGCAACACCATCTACAGCGGTTCGAATCCGCTCGGCACCTCAGAGAAAAGCCTTTGTAAATTTTACAAAGGCTTTTTTATTTTTTAGATATTAAAATTAAATTTCTAAGATTCTTATTTAGATTATATTAGTTTGCTAATCAAAATCTTGTTGAGGTTGAGGCGGACTTTGCACTTGTGCCTTCTTAGGCTTAAGTAGCATAAAAATTCCTAAAGCACTTGAGTTGCTATACTTATGATAGTTAATATTTTCTTTAAGCTCTTCTTTATTTGTTTTTTTATTATGTGTTTTCAATTTTGTAGTAGTTTTTTCTTTATATAACGGTTTGACAAAAAAATTAAAAAAGGTAGCCATGTTAAATGACTACCCTATAATTACTCAATAATTATGAAATTGCATGAGCTACTAATACTCCTGTTTAAAAACTTTACCATAGGTTGTTAAGAGTCAATCTGTCTTGATACTTGATAGCAAAATTAGATACAATATTCGATATATTTAAGACCCGAAACGGGTGGTTTTTGTATAAAAAGCCTTCTTTTACAGATCATTTTAGTAGAGAATAGGTATGTGTTAGATTATTCTTTAACAAACTTTTTAAAACCTACCTTTCCTGATGTAGTATGTATTTTTAATAAGTAAATGCCACTTTTTAACTTGTTAATGTTTATTTGTTTGTGGTTGTCTTGTTGTACTTTTTTACCAAGGATATTATAGATACTTATATTTTTAACTGCTTCCTTAATTTGTATTTCTATTTTTTGTTTAGCAGGATTAGGATAAATACTAAAACTATGTTTATCTAACTCTTCAATAGAAGCAGTAGCGCAATTTTCACTATAAATAGCGGTAGCGTCTTTTTTATGACTCCAATTGGCATCACTATAAGTTTTGTTATCTACTTGAATACAGGTTAGATTGGGGTTTTG encodes the following:
- the folB gene encoding dihydroneopterin aldolase, whose product is MGIIRVNNIRLYTNHGCLEEEAKIGSEYKVDIEVKADLQKSAKTDELKDTVDYVHLNKIVKEEMAIRSKLLEHVAKRIIDRIFDEIPMVDEAEVSVAKINPPIGGNVQEVVIILKDVRKS
- a CDS encoding succinylglutamate desuccinylase/aspartoacylase family protein, producing MFNKAFKNEEVIIRGKKITLGESRLIKIPVDRLPTGTLIEIPVYVFNGKEVGPTVLLQGGLHGDETNSIELVRRMLIDKRYKIQRGCVIVVPLLNVFGFLNLSRDMHGKDVNRSFPGSKSGSLAGRMAFYLMKEITKNVDFAIDYHTGGAQRSNFPQIRFTPEDANGFELANIFNAPIMFGSKLIRKSFRNECFKNNIPVIVYEGGESLRLDENAIQQGIDGTLRVLKHFNMILDSVEISNQKNSIYIQKRRWIRAKVAGLFTPRVTNGASIKKGEVLGQIMDTYGETNFSIKSPINGYVIAKNNFPVINMGDALFHVGTT
- a CDS encoding RimK family alpha-L-glutamate ligase; the encoded protein is MNIFILSVSEHIYSTKRIYEEAIKRGHEVSIINHTKCSIKLSRGKRQIIYEGENIIDEPDIIIPRIGASVTKHGAAVVKEFEMNNVFSTARSLGILRAQNKLRTLQIMNRKNIPIPDTVFSANTENISEQIQLLGGVPVIIKLQEGTHGMGVILAETEKSAKSIIDTLYSMNTSFLLQEFIKESNSEDIRAFVVGDNVISSMKRKGLENDFRSNIHRGGSGSKVNLTSKEQDMAIKAAHYLGLPVCGVDLIRSKRGALLIEVNSTPGLQGIEAFTKINVAEGIIKYLEKKCSTKRSKTKR